From the genome of Blautia pseudococcoides, one region includes:
- a CDS encoding potassium-transporting ATPase subunit F, whose product MIILGIVILLTAAYLLYALVYPEKL is encoded by the coding sequence ATGATAATATTGGGAATTGTAATTTTGCTGACAGCGGCTTATCTACTTTATGCTCTGGTCTATCCCGAAAAATTATAG
- the kdpA gene encoding potassium-transporting ATPase subunit KdpA, which produces MLQITLTLAIFILAVIPMGKYMYHIAAKKKTFADPFFDRVDNGIYKICRIDRKGMNWRTYALSLLMANAVMVFVGYLVLRLQHGLFLNPNGIDGMEPTLSFNTIISFMTNTNLQHYSGESGLSYLSQMLVIIFMMFTSAASGYAACMAFCRGLAGKSKDLGNFYEDMVRITTRILIPWSLIFGLVLIWQGCPETFGSNITVETIHGKLQDFAMGPIAALEIIKHLGTNGGGFLGANSSTPFENPTVITDIVELISMMILPGACVLTFGKMCQERRKEEGKTKEPLFGKQGRTIFAAMSVIFLIGLTLCFVSEKAGNPVLETAGISQDMGSMEGKEVRFGIDQSALFTTVTTSFTTGTVNNMHDTLTPLGGLVPLLHMMLNCVFGGKGVGLMNMLMYAVLAVFICGLMVGRTPEYLGKKIEGKEMKLVALVLIVHPLLILGFSALAVSTQAGLEGISNPGFHGLSQVLYEFSSASANNGSGFEGLSDNSYFWNITTGLAMFFGRYIAIIAQLAIAGSLFAKKKTKVSVGTMRTDNTIFTILLIFIVYIFAALTFFPALALGPMAEHLTLWFS; this is translated from the coding sequence ATGTTACAGATAACGCTGACTTTGGCAATTTTCATTTTGGCAGTTATCCCTATGGGGAAATATATGTATCACATAGCAGCCAAAAAGAAAACTTTTGCAGACCCTTTTTTTGACAGGGTGGATAATGGGATATACAAAATCTGCCGTATTGACAGAAAAGGAATGAATTGGAGAACATATGCATTGAGCCTTCTTATGGCAAATGCAGTTATGGTTTTTGTGGGATATCTGGTGTTGAGATTACAGCATGGCCTGTTTCTGAATCCGAATGGAATTGATGGAATGGAGCCAACGCTTTCCTTCAATACAATAATTAGTTTTATGACAAATACTAACCTGCAGCATTATTCCGGAGAATCCGGTCTTTCCTATTTAAGCCAGATGCTGGTTATTATTTTCATGATGTTTACTTCCGCGGCGTCCGGATATGCAGCTTGTATGGCATTTTGCCGGGGGCTTGCAGGAAAGAGTAAGGATTTGGGGAATTTCTACGAAGATATGGTGCGAATCACCACACGTATTCTGATTCCCTGGTCATTGATATTCGGTCTGGTGTTGATCTGGCAGGGGTGCCCGGAAACCTTTGGCTCGAATATTACGGTAGAGACCATCCACGGGAAACTTCAGGATTTTGCCATGGGTCCCATAGCTGCCCTCGAGATCATCAAACATCTGGGAACAAACGGAGGCGGTTTTCTTGGAGCAAACTCTTCCACACCTTTTGAGAACCCAACCGTGATCACGGATATAGTGGAACTGATTTCCATGATGATCCTCCCGGGCGCATGTGTACTCACCTTTGGCAAGATGTGCCAGGAGAGAAGAAAAGAGGAAGGTAAAACAAAAGAACCATTATTCGGAAAACAGGGAAGAACCATTTTTGCAGCTATGTCCGTTATTTTCCTTATTGGCCTGACTCTGTGTTTTGTGTCGGAAAAGGCGGGAAATCCGGTTCTGGAGACGGCGGGAATCAGCCAGGACATGGGAAGTATGGAGGGCAAGGAAGTCAGATTCGGCATTGACCAATCGGCCCTGTTTACCACGGTTACAACATCCTTCACCACAGGTACGGTCAACAACATGCACGACACATTGACGCCTCTGGGAGGATTGGTACCGCTTTTACATATGATGCTTAACTGTGTTTTCGGTGGTAAAGGTGTTGGCCTTATGAATATGCTCATGTATGCAGTCCTGGCAGTGTTCATCTGTGGACTGATGGTCGGCCGTACACCCGAGTATCTGGGCAAGAAGATAGAAGGAAAAGAGATGAAGCTGGTAGCTCTGGTGCTGATCGTGCATCCGCTGCTGATCCTGGGATTTTCCGCGTTGGCGGTTTCCACCCAGGCAGGCCTGGAGGGCATAAGCAACCCCGGTTTTCACGGGTTGTCACAGGTGCTGTATGAGTTCTCATCCGCGTCAGCCAACAATGGCTCAGGTTTTGAGGGGCTGTCCGACAACAGCTATTTCTGGAATATCACAACAGGACTTGCAATGTTCTTTGGCCGTTATATTGCCATTATAGCCCAGCTTGCCATTGCCGGGTCCCTGTTTGCGAAGAAGAAAACAAAAGTGTCAGTTGGTACTATGCGTACAGATAATACAATATTTACTATTTTACTGATTTTCATTGTATATATTTTTGCAGCGCTGACCTTCTTCCCGGCACTGGCTCTGGGGCCTATGGCGGAGCATCTGACCTTGTGGTTTTCATAA
- the kdpB gene encoding potassium-transporting ATPase subunit KdpB, with protein sequence MSKKQQQTKFVTKDILKSSIIGAFQKLSPKYMVKNPVMFVVEVGFVLTLLMTIVPTLFGDDASLGYLRVYNGIVCVILFITVLFANFAESVAEGRGKAQAATLKKTKQDTRSRLIDKDGTELTVNASDLKMDDVVLVKAGEIIPNDGEVIEGIASVDESAITGESAPVTREAGTDFSSVTGGTTVVSDWLKIRITSKPGESFLDKMIALVEGASRQKTPNEIALNTLLVGLTIIFLIVVVCLYPFAAYSGVQIPVSTMIALLVCLIPTTIGGLLSAIGIAGMDRVTRFNVIAMSGKAVEACGDVDTMILDKTGTITFGNRLAAEFYPVAGKSKEDLMDYAALSSLCDPTPEGRSTAELAKSMGSRIDDSTAGQMEFVEFTAQSKMSGVNLTGGSQIRKGAADAIKERVLKNGGSVPDDLDTIVEQIAGLGGTPLVVEADAVIYGVIYLKDTVKPGLVERFQRLREIGIKTIMCTGDNPLTAATIAKEAGVDGFIAECRPEDKIRAIKKEQAEGKLVAMTGDGTNDAPALAQADVGLAMNSGTAAAKEAANMVDLDSDPTKILEVVEIGKQLLITRGSLTTFSIANDVAKYFAIIPAMFTMVIPQMQILNIMKLATPMSAILSALIFNAVIIPCLIPIAMRGVKYKPMSAERMLLKNMGIYGLGGIVVPFAGIKIIDCLVAPLLAVLGM encoded by the coding sequence ATGTCTAAAAAACAACAACAAACAAAGTTCGTGACAAAGGACATTTTAAAAAGTTCGATTATCGGTGCATTTCAGAAACTAAGCCCCAAATATATGGTGAAGAATCCTGTCATGTTTGTAGTGGAGGTGGGTTTTGTGCTCACGCTGCTGATGACCATTGTTCCAACTCTTTTTGGGGATGATGCATCACTGGGATATCTGAGAGTCTATAACGGAATCGTGTGCGTAATACTTTTTATAACCGTATTATTTGCCAATTTTGCGGAGTCTGTAGCAGAAGGGCGGGGAAAGGCCCAGGCTGCCACACTGAAAAAGACAAAACAGGATACAAGATCACGCCTTATAGACAAAGACGGTACGGAATTGACCGTAAATGCTTCTGACCTGAAAATGGATGATGTGGTTCTGGTAAAAGCGGGGGAGATAATCCCAAATGACGGGGAAGTCATAGAGGGAATCGCGTCTGTGGATGAATCGGCCATAACAGGGGAATCCGCGCCTGTAACACGTGAGGCGGGAACCGATTTTTCATCTGTCACAGGAGGAACAACGGTGGTCAGCGACTGGCTGAAGATCAGGATCACATCAAAACCGGGAGAGTCATTCCTGGATAAAATGATAGCCCTGGTGGAGGGGGCATCCCGCCAGAAGACACCTAATGAGATCGCGTTGAACACCCTGCTGGTAGGTCTCACGATTATTTTCCTCATTGTTGTGGTGTGCCTGTATCCTTTTGCTGCTTATTCAGGGGTGCAGATACCTGTCTCCACAATGATAGCCCTGTTGGTCTGCCTGATTCCAACTACGATCGGCGGCCTGCTTTCCGCCATCGGTATTGCGGGAATGGACAGAGTTACCAGGTTTAATGTGATCGCCATGTCGGGAAAAGCAGTAGAGGCCTGCGGGGATGTGGACACCATGATACTTGATAAGACAGGTACCATTACCTTTGGAAACCGTCTGGCAGCGGAGTTTTATCCTGTTGCCGGAAAAAGCAAAGAGGATTTAATGGACTATGCAGCGCTTTCTTCTCTTTGTGACCCTACACCTGAGGGAAGATCAACGGCAGAACTGGCAAAAAGTATGGGAAGCAGAATAGATGACAGTACTGCAGGGCAGATGGAGTTTGTGGAATTTACAGCTCAGTCCAAAATGTCAGGGGTAAACCTGACAGGCGGTTCTCAGATCAGAAAAGGAGCTGCAGATGCCATCAAGGAGAGAGTCCTGAAAAATGGAGGCAGCGTGCCGGATGATCTGGACACCATTGTGGAACAGATCGCGGGCCTTGGAGGAACTCCCCTTGTGGTGGAAGCAGATGCTGTGATCTACGGTGTTATTTATTTGAAAGACACAGTAAAACCGGGGCTGGTGGAACGCTTTCAGAGACTTAGGGAAATCGGGATCAAGACCATTATGTGTACCGGCGACAATCCGCTGACAGCAGCCACCATTGCGAAAGAAGCCGGTGTGGATGGTTTTATTGCTGAATGCAGGCCTGAAGATAAAATCCGGGCTATCAAAAAAGAACAGGCAGAGGGAAAACTGGTAGCCATGACAGGTGACGGTACTAACGACGCCCCGGCTCTTGCCCAGGCAGATGTGGGGCTGGCTATGAATTCCGGTACAGCGGCGGCAAAAGAGGCTGCAAATATGGTGGACCTTGATTCTGACCCCACAAAAATACTGGAAGTGGTGGAAATAGGAAAACAGCTTCTGATCACAAGAGGTTCTCTTACCACATTCAGCATAGCTAACGATGTGGCGAAGTATTTTGCCATTATACCGGCCATGTTCACCATGGTGATCCCCCAGATGCAGATTTTGAATATTATGAAGCTGGCAACACCTATGTCCGCTATCTTATCAGCACTTATTTTCAATGCGGTCATAATCCCGTGCCTGATTCCCATTGCCATGCGGGGCGTGAAATATAAGCCCATGAGCGCGGAGCGTATGCTTCTGAAAAATATGGGCATTTATGGTTTGGGCGGCATAGTCGTACCATTTGCAGGAATTAAGATCATTGACTGTCTGGTGGCACCGCTGTTGGCAGTGCTGGGAATGTAG
- the kdpC gene encoding potassium-transporting ATPase subunit KdpC, giving the protein MRSFLKYFKSALVLTVFMLILCGFAYPAALTGLGQFMFPHQANGSLITAEGEKTTEPEKAAGSAIVGQDFSGNPMYFQGRVSGVNYNTYTEEEKKDKSYSGVGSGGSNLAPSNEELKERVEKTVDEFLEKNPGVEKGDIPADLLTASGSGMDPDITPQSAEIQIPAISENTGLSEEELRTIVENNTDGRVLGVFGHERVNVLKCNLEIAKAIGEI; this is encoded by the coding sequence ATGAGATCATTTTTAAAATATTTTAAGAGTGCCCTGGTCCTGACTGTTTTTATGCTGATCCTCTGTGGGTTTGCCTATCCGGCTGCGTTGACCGGATTGGGGCAGTTTATGTTCCCGCACCAGGCAAACGGAAGTCTGATCACCGCAGAGGGAGAGAAGACAACAGAACCGGAAAAGGCGGCAGGCTCTGCCATTGTAGGACAGGATTTTTCGGGAAATCCCATGTATTTTCAGGGGCGTGTATCCGGAGTGAACTATAACACTTATACAGAGGAAGAAAAGAAGGATAAAAGTTACAGCGGTGTTGGTTCCGGCGGCTCCAATCTGGCCCCGTCCAATGAAGAGCTGAAAGAGCGCGTGGAAAAGACTGTAGATGAATTTCTGGAGAAGAATCCAGGTGTGGAAAAGGGAGATATTCCTGCTGACCTGCTCACCGCTTCCGGTTCTGGTATGGACCCGGATATCACACCTCAGTCAGCAGAGATCCAGATTCCTGCCATATCTGAAAATACAGGACTGAGTGAGGAAGAACTGAGAACAATCGTTGAAAACAACACAGACGGCAGAGTTCTTGGGGTGTTTGGACATGAGAGAGTCAATGTCCTGAAGTGCAATCTGGAGATTGCGAAAGCCATTGGAGAAATATAA
- a CDS encoding DUF4118 domain-containing protein, with translation MGGEERPSPRELLEKIRVEEEMARKKELGQLKIFLGYAAGTGKTYAMLQAAGELEKQNIDVVAGYVEPHARPETTALLEGLEQLPFLMVDYKGVKIREFDLDAALKRHPKVILVDELAHTNIQGCRHSKRYQDIEELLEHGINVYTTVNIQHLESLNDNVASITSIMVRETIPDRVFDRASQVKLVDIEPEELIERMKEGKIYQGVQAQRALQNFFTRDKLTALREIALRRMADRVNHLAEEEKKIFGAGEYSTGEHVLTCISPAPSNAKVIRTAARLAYAFHAEFTALYVETRYLQNADEKVKKRRDENMRLARSLGAKVATVNGEDVSRQIAEYAKVSNVTKIVMGRTAHRILFGQTRKTLVESLNQYAPNLDVYVIPDLQSGIGQRPYTIIKAGKFLQGMKGTDFWIMLGMMAVSTTGGSLLAHFQMTEANIIMAYLLGVMLTAIFTQGYVCSVLASLLSVILFNYFFTVPVHSLQAYDASYPVTFAMMFTVSLLTSWNMSKIQKQNEENAKRAYRTEILLVNSKKLRRAKSRQQVSDDLAVQIQKLMQFTVIIYMKKDGVIQMPSIYLRGGIENGGEESLRADYTSRAEQAVVKWVFENGHRAGCTTHTLPNAKAIYLPVMEDDKVSAVVGMVLEERREIAVFEYNLISAMLDEAALVLERIQKMEDLTKSISEHTLHH, from the coding sequence ATGGGAGGAGAGGAAAGGCCAAGTCCCCGGGAACTGCTTGAAAAGATCCGGGTGGAGGAGGAAATGGCGCGGAAAAAGGAGCTGGGGCAGCTCAAAATATTTCTGGGATATGCAGCCGGCACAGGGAAGACATATGCCATGCTGCAGGCCGCAGGGGAGCTGGAAAAGCAGAATATAGATGTAGTTGCCGGATATGTGGAGCCCCATGCGCGGCCGGAAACCACGGCATTGCTGGAGGGTCTGGAGCAGCTTCCATTTTTGATGGTGGATTATAAGGGGGTAAAAATACGGGAATTTGATCTGGATGCTGCCCTGAAGCGTCATCCGAAAGTGATCCTGGTGGACGAACTGGCGCACACCAATATCCAGGGCTGCCGACACAGTAAACGGTACCAGGATATTGAGGAACTGCTGGAACACGGAATCAATGTGTACACCACCGTCAATATCCAGCACTTGGAGAGTCTCAATGACAATGTGGCGAGTATCACTTCCATTATGGTCAGGGAAACCATACCTGACCGTGTGTTTGACCGGGCCAGCCAGGTGAAGCTTGTGGATATCGAGCCGGAAGAGCTGATCGAGCGCATGAAGGAAGGGAAAATCTATCAGGGGGTACAGGCACAGAGGGCTCTTCAGAATTTTTTTACCAGAGATAAGCTGACCGCCCTTCGGGAGATTGCCCTGCGCCGTATGGCTGACCGTGTGAACCATCTGGCGGAGGAGGAGAAAAAAATCTTTGGCGCAGGAGAATACTCTACCGGTGAGCATGTTCTCACCTGCATTTCGCCCGCACCTTCCAACGCAAAGGTGATCCGCACAGCAGCCCGTCTGGCCTATGCGTTTCATGCGGAATTCACTGCGCTGTATGTGGAAACCAGATATCTGCAGAATGCTGATGAAAAGGTGAAAAAACGAAGGGACGAAAATATGCGGCTTGCCAGAAGCCTGGGGGCAAAGGTTGCCACAGTGAACGGAGAGGATGTGTCCAGGCAGATCGCGGAATACGCAAAGGTCAGCAATGTGACAAAAATCGTTATGGGCAGAACGGCTCACCGGATTTTGTTTGGGCAGACAAGAAAAACCTTGGTTGAGAGCCTGAATCAATATGCCCCCAATCTCGATGTGTATGTCATACCTGATCTGCAGAGCGGTATCGGTCAGCGGCCCTATACCATAATAAAAGCCGGGAAATTTCTGCAGGGTATGAAAGGAACCGATTTCTGGATCATGCTGGGCATGATGGCAGTCAGCACAACGGGCGGTTCACTGCTGGCACATTTTCAGATGACAGAAGCCAATATTATCATGGCATACCTGCTGGGGGTGATGCTGACTGCAATCTTTACCCAGGGGTATGTGTGTTCTGTTCTGGCATCCCTCCTCAGTGTGATATTGTTCAACTATTTCTTTACCGTGCCGGTCCACAGCCTTCAGGCATATGACGCAAGTTATCCGGTGACATTTGCCATGATGTTCACAGTCAGCCTACTCACATCCTGGAATATGTCAAAGATACAAAAGCAGAATGAGGAAAATGCCAAGCGGGCTTACCGAACGGAAATTCTGCTGGTGAACAGCAAAAAACTCAGGCGTGCCAAATCCAGACAGCAGGTCAGCGATGATTTGGCTGTCCAGATACAAAAGCTGATGCAGTTTACAGTGATCATATATATGAAGAAAGATGGTGTGATACAGATGCCTTCCATATATCTGCGCGGCGGAATTGAGAATGGCGGGGAGGAAAGCCTGAGGGCAGACTATACCTCCCGGGCAGAGCAGGCGGTGGTCAAGTGGGTGTTTGAAAACGGCCACAGAGCCGGATGTACCACCCATACCCTTCCAAATGCCAAGGCTATTTATCTTCCCGTCATGGAGGATGATAAGGTTTCTGCCGTGGTGGGCATGGTGCTGGAAGAGCGGAGGGAAATCGCCGTATTTGAATACAATCTCATATCTGCTATGCTGGATGAGGCCGCGCTTGTGCTGGAGCGGATCCAGAAGATGGAGGATTTGACCAAATCCATATCTGAACACACACTTCACCACTGA
- a CDS encoding helix-turn-helix domain-containing protein — translation MFEIDKERFGAFLLELRKEKGYTQKQLAEKVFVSDKAVSKWERGLSLPDITLLGPLAEILDVTVTELLEARRISEEKTMTKLEVDDLVSGSIHLSVEEQEEKRVRQRKRMICFLLCTAAAALETWGLMSTGGGKEIFSTEFFTIEGMCLLFGAWFLLFARETLPSFYDENKINYYSQGPFRIHIAGVHFNNKNWLHVLRAGRIVMMGIVVFNPLFSFLLLKILGTAWWERYGGYVSLAVILCTFIPIVAAAKKNE, via the coding sequence ATGTTTGAGATTGATAAAGAGCGATTTGGAGCATTTCTCTTAGAATTGCGGAAAGAAAAGGGGTATACCCAGAAACAGCTTGCCGAGAAAGTATTTGTTTCTGATAAAGCGGTCAGCAAGTGGGAGCGGGGACTGAGTCTTCCGGACATTACCCTTCTCGGCCCGCTGGCAGAGATCCTTGACGTGACCGTTACGGAATTATTGGAGGCCCGCCGCATCAGTGAGGAAAAAACCATGACAAAGCTGGAGGTTGATGATCTGGTGTCAGGTTCCATTCATTTATCTGTGGAGGAGCAGGAAGAAAAAAGGGTAAGACAGAGAAAACGCATGATTTGTTTTCTCCTCTGCACAGCGGCTGCGGCCTTGGAGACATGGGGTTTGATGAGCACAGGTGGTGGAAAAGAGATATTTTCTACAGAATTTTTTACCATTGAGGGGATGTGTCTATTGTTCGGAGCATGGTTTTTATTATTTGCAAGGGAGACACTCCCGTCTTTTTATGATGAGAATAAGATCAATTATTACAGTCAGGGTCCGTTTCGGATACATATTGCAGGGGTGCATTTTAATAACAAAAACTGGCTTCATGTATTGAGGGCGGGCAGAATCGTCATGATGGGAATTGTGGTTTTCAATCCCTTATTCAGCTTTCTGCTGTTAAAAATCCTGGGGACAGCATGGTGGGAGAGATACGGGGGATATGTCAGCCTGGCAGTGATACTGTGTACCTTTATCCCCATTGTTGCGGCGGCAAAGAAAAATGAATAA
- a CDS encoding helix-turn-helix domain-containing protein: MYVSYDKLWKLLIDKKMNKGELAKTAKISTSTIAKMSKSELVAMTVLIKICLALQCDIGDIVSIVNNKQEDL, encoded by the coding sequence ATGTATGTGTCCTATGATAAATTATGGAAATTACTGATAGATAAAAAGATGAATAAAGGAGAACTGGCAAAGACTGCCAAGATCAGCACAAGCACTATAGCGAAGATGAGCAAAAGTGAGCTTGTGGCTATGACAGTTCTGATAAAAATCTGTCTGGCATTGCAGTGTGATATCGGAGACATTGTCAGTATTGTTAATAATAAGCAGGAAGACCTGTAG
- a CDS encoding DUF1819 family protein codes for MIEVNILKEPYYCRTKDLLWSRETRQMFELLVNEKKTIAEFKELAEKENIFNAASVNRAGNIWTALARRNAAVEDEFRIVYLDSSSEMQKLMSIVLIMLTDRTFYEFMDNIFKEKLIIGDLHISDADVIGFIHDIQTRDERAAKWTDGGIKKLRSQYLMILRDAELIPKELKNRNIIRPILSPEVTDYLNENGMDRIRGILVGERV; via the coding sequence ATGATAGAAGTGAATATTTTGAAAGAACCATATTACTGCCGAACAAAAGATTTATTATGGTCACGTGAAACCAGACAGATGTTTGAATTGCTGGTCAATGAAAAAAAAACAATTGCTGAATTCAAAGAATTGGCTGAAAAAGAGAATATCTTTAATGCAGCATCTGTGAATCGGGCTGGTAATATTTGGACAGCATTGGCAAGAAGAAATGCTGCTGTGGAGGATGAATTTAGAATTGTATATTTAGATTCATCCTCAGAGATGCAGAAATTGATGAGTATTGTTTTGATCATGTTGACAGATCGAACATTTTATGAATTTATGGATAATATTTTTAAGGAAAAGCTGATAATAGGAGATTTGCACATTTCGGATGCAGATGTGATTGGTTTTATCCACGATATTCAAACAAGGGATGAGAGGGCTGCAAAATGGACAGACGGTGGGATTAAAAAACTGCGCAGTCAATATCTTATGATTTTAAGGGATGCAGAGTTAATACCAAAAGAATTGAAGAATCGAAATATTATAAGGCCAATTCTGTCCCCGGAGGTTACAGATTACTTAAATGAAAATGGCATGGATAGAATTCGGGGAATACTGGTGGGAGAAAGAGTATGA
- a CDS encoding DUF1788 domain-containing protein, which translates to MKTIEKRLDILEEKMRAESFRTNKGLGNEVGYYVFDYEAYQELTVRERIKQLENTNTELKFGYQLIIYDLYELILKLLEEEDALEDLKELEEEEGTEYVFGCIGDILKFDDKDSLIVNYILEHTPADSVVFLTGVGKCFPILRSHKILNNLHQVMDHCPVILFYPGKYNGDSLNVFGELKEDNYYRAFPLVER; encoded by the coding sequence ATGAAGACAATAGAAAAGCGTTTAGATATTCTGGAGGAAAAGATGCGCGCGGAATCTTTCCGAACCAATAAAGGTCTTGGTAATGAAGTGGGATATTATGTTTTTGATTATGAGGCATATCAGGAACTCACAGTCAGGGAACGGATCAAACAATTGGAAAATACAAATACCGAATTAAAGTTTGGCTATCAGCTTATCATATATGACCTGTATGAACTTATTCTAAAACTTTTGGAAGAAGAGGATGCACTAGAGGATTTAAAGGAATTGGAAGAAGAGGAAGGAACGGAATATGTTTTCGGATGTATAGGTGATATTTTGAAATTTGATGACAAAGACAGCCTGATCGTAAATTATATTTTAGAACATACACCAGCGGATAGCGTTGTATTTTTGACAGGTGTGGGGAAATGCTTCCCGATTCTTAGGTCACACAAGATATTGAATAATCTGCATCAGGTAATGGATCATTGTCCTGTGATTCTATTCTATCCGGGAAAATACAATGGTGATTCACTGAATGTATTTGGAGAATTAAAGGAAGACAATTATTATAGAGCATTTCCGTTAGTGGAAAGATAA